One genomic region from Scomber scombrus chromosome 19, fScoSco1.1, whole genome shotgun sequence encodes:
- the si:ch211-266o15.1 gene encoding zinc finger MYM-type protein 4 isoform X2, translating into MAESEEFRLKCLKHEERLSRVFDEVMGLGDFAESSMDSFASSGDQDETKGADETSAQPQQVEEGDSNGRRQEEKTDKEVEESSPPCNASPPSERRSSFTMGTSEGGGGSGGGGGGGGASGGAAFDDALDGLPVFGPEEDDEDWHFALPMGTLEDVDMSKANRNVKRPPQQGNNKTQSEPREEEEGEGEEEEEDREREGSSGSANTSHSSQDHTPENSRDGGVLNQTEETEDSQQGERSEAAPTEDSNPPISPSINIKDEPIDEGYDAALLPQSSIRQIKEELEHQEEELRISSVYSVGGGNTFVSPTVPAVPVPAPPPTAIFIPGRGAVLQAMASLPVRPPGPIPTSLASLTPMPPRPPQPPIPGSVRCSGCSKVLLKGQTAFQRKGSTQLFCSTVCLTGHLPPANKNRSCFQCNREILQPRDMITIPADDSTLMHFCGQFCLSVFRHKRKHTDKVVDKWADKRAEKKPEKPQEKLADKQPDKIFCSVCKIANRIEHEVSHQGRLHRLCSDACFVTWRKIRQLAMNCCEGCGLYCNSNSGSCQTLVIERSKLNFCGPTCIGTYKQTCRKTVECACCHKTVIVLSTIMERDQKGKVQLYCTPHCVEQSRPPRHTLTGTPFPCSLCKIPAVPQYHLAMVDGTIRNFCSYDCVSIYRKSGHASQADITNGTASPRDPSLRDAPRPGPSAGASSVPPIPQDYPSSVPYPGHHPSNTSVPPLVPPYSAMSSPSVPGQAQARAPSSQPQKPAEGGPSEASKLTCHHCIKQFNIKPLLFSYQGRISMFCSETCGEQYKKQKNILALCEGCKQEKVHFDTVSYNQEDLFFCSENCKVLFKHEMTSRNKDLPWRSCSYCSSIGQKMLHSHYGGKMEEFCKPHCMSQYTVLYYGMGRCDSCRKQGYLTEKLQCLGSVRNFCNLPCLLQYCYMHFETSQHTSSNAPTQPHHSSKMNPVIADVVSLANGSATQPSVSADTALTGALPTSNVDGKNLDHASTQTEAMRVPVSRRRQMKNKSVLCRPFTMDQESMCQLPAPSTESPVLSLPSSSCSADDNVKVLMVPIPVPVFIPVPMNMYSQHTPFPMAMPMPVPVPILVPSQNKGVKDAAVQSYSLAVEDENQNDRHVSRAGHSGDVKSEGVLPIIHKDEETPKAMQAHLPLTVSSEGSTESAHPQLITQPEGSTTTSDPPTTSAEDQPPSSPMMDLENDFPPESLDQKPSAPRRGVKRAREGSSGRKRGRRRISSVNRSAAAPPAPSKLNHLYGVKAWKCWVQQHNKQPQEPSPGDIKEDILQCDSAELSFALSRFIKEVRRPNGDPYSPDSIFYLCLGLQQYLFMKGRIENIFTDELYNQFATEITGMLQLWRPKLLPSGGVVYSRVEEAYLWECKQLGAYSPIVLLNTLLFFCTKYFHFTTLAQHRSLSFSNFTLRSKPCSRTGKIHYLHYQRSRAATTSREVTERSRKRQEKEAGDLEMLENITNPLHCPVRLYEFYLSRCPETVKKRTDMFFLQPEQNVHTHSSHWYTCQPLEHTTLQSMLTRILAVREFHQEHQAAQLKSSVATNDDSLQ; encoded by the exons ATGGCGGAATCGGAGGAATTTAGACTCAAATGTTTAAAG CACGAGGAACGCCTGTCTAGAGTATTTGATGAAGTGATGGGGCTGGGAGACTTTGCAGAGTCCTCCATGGATTCCTTTGCCTCTAGCGGAGATCAGGATGAGACGAAGGGAGCGGACGAAACGTCAGCACAACCCCAACAGGTAGAAGAAGGGGACAGCAACGGCAGAAGACAAGAGGAAAAGACGGACAAGGAGGTGGAAGAGTCATCCCCTCCTTGCAATGCCTCCCCTCCCTCTGAGCGACGTTCCTCTTTTACCATGGGAACCAgcgaaggaggaggaggaagtggaggaggaggaggaggaggaggagcaagcGGAGGGGCAGCGTTTGATGATGCGCTGGATGGTCTTCCTGTGTTTGGGCCGGAGGAAGACGATGAAGACTGGCACTTTGCCCTGCCCATGGGCACGCTGGAGGACGTCGACATGAGCAAGGCGAACAGAAACGTTAAGCGACCGCCACAACAGGGGAACAACAAAACTCAAAGTGAAcccagagaggaggaggagggggagggggaggaagaggaggaggaccgagagagggaaggaagcagTGGGTCCGCCAACACCTCCCACTCCTCTCAGGACCACACGCCCGAGAACAGCCGAG ACGGAGGGGTCCTGAACCAGACAGAGGAGACGGAAGACAGCCAGCAAGGAGAG AGGTCAGAGGCAGCTCCGACAGAGGACAGTAATCCCCCGATTTCTCCCAGCATCAACATTAAAGATGAGCCCATTGATGAGGGCTACGACGCTGCTTTACTGCCTCAGAGCTCCATCAGACAGATCAAAGAGGAGCTGGAGCATCAGGAG GAAGAGCTGAGGATCAGCTCCGTTTACTCTGTAGGTGGAGGGAACACCTTTGTGTCCCCTACAG TACCAGCAGTCCCAGTCCCAGCTCCCCCTCCAACGGCCATTTTTATCCCAGGTAGAGGAGCTGTCCTACAAGCCATGGCTTCCCTTCCTGTCAGACCACCAGGTCCAATCCCAACTTCCCTCGCATCTCTGACACCAATGCCCCCACGCCCACCTCAGCCCCCCATCCCTGGTAGTGTTCGCTGCAGCGGCTGCTCTAAG GTTCTGCTAAAAGGCCAAACGGCATTCCAAAGAAAAGGCTCGACGCAGCTCTTCTGCTCCACAGTCTGTTTGACTGGCCATCTGCCTCCAGCCAACAAAAACCGATCCTGTTTCCAGTGCAACAG GGAGATTCTTCAGCCCAGGGACATGATCACGATTCCAGCAGACGACAGCACCTTAATGCACTTTTGTGGCCagttctgtctgtctgtctttagaCACAAAAGGAAACATACTGACAAAGTCGTCGACAAATGGGCCGACAAACGAGCCGAGAAGAAGCCCGAGAAGCCGCAGGAGAAACTGGCCGACAAACAGCCGGACAAAATTTTCTGCAGCGTGTGTAAAATCGCCAACAGG ATTGAGCACGAGGTCAGCCATCAAGGCCGTCTGCACAGGCTCTGTAGCGATGCTTGCTTCGTAACGTGGCGCAAGATCCGACAATTAGCCATGAACTGCTGCGAAGGCTGCGGACTTTACTGTAATAGCAACTCAGGCTCCTGCCAGACGCTCGTGATTGAAAGATCTAAGCTCAACTTCTGTGGTCCCACCTGCATTGGGACTTACAAACag ACGTGCAGAAAAACGGTGGAGTGCGCCTGCTGTCACAAGACGGTCATAGTGTTGTCCACCATCATGGAACGAGACCAAAAGGGCAAAGTTCAGCTTTACTGTACACCTCATTGTGTGGAACAGAGTCGACCACCCCGACACACTCTAACCG GTACTCCATTCCCATGCAGCCTGTGCAAGATTCCAGCTGTTCCTCAGTATCATCTGGCCATGGTGGATGGCACTATTCGTAACTTCTGCTCCTATGACTGTGTTTCTATATACAGG AAATCCGGTCACGCCTCTCAGGCAGACATAACTAACGGAACCGCCTCTCCCAGGGACCCCTCTCTAAGAGATGCCCCCAGACCGGGGCCGTCTGCCGGAGCCAGCTCAGTCCCTCCCATCCCTCAGGACTACCCATCTTCAGTCCCCTACCCAGGCCATCACCCCAGTAATACCTCAGTGCCCCCACTGGTGCCTCCCTACTCAGCCATGTCCTCCCCCTCTGTCCCGGGGCAAGCCCAGGCAAGAGCACCCTCTAGTCAGCCCCAGAAACCAGCAGAGGGTGGACCCAGTGAAGCCTCCAAACTGACCTGCCATCATTGCATCAAACAGTTCAATATCAAACCGCTGCTATTCAGTTACCAA GGTCGTATCTCTATGTTCTGCAGTGAGACGTGCGGTGAGCagtataaaaaacagaaaaatatccTGGCGCTGTGTGAGGGCTGTAAACAGGAGAAGGTGCACTTTGACACCGTGAGCTACAACCAAGAAGACCTCTTCTTCTGCAGTGAAA ACTGTAAAGTTCTCTTCAAACATGAGATGACATCCCGTAACAAGGATCTCCCCTGGCGTTCCTGCAGCTACTGCTCCAGCATTGGCCAGAAGATGCTGCACAGCCATTACGGAGGCAAGATGGAGGAGTTCTGCAAACCCCACTGCATGTCCCAGTACACTGTACTCTATTACGGG ATGGGTCGATGTGACAGTTGTAGGAAACAGGGCTACTTGACCGAGAAGCTGCAGTGTTTGGGATCAGTCCGTAACTTCTGCAACCTGCCCTGCCTGCTGCAGTACTGCTACATGCATTTTGAGACAAGCCAACACACCAGCAGTAATG ctCCGACACAGCCACACCACTCCTCAAAGATGAATCCTGTCATAGCTGATGTCGTCTCATTGGCCAATGGCTCTGCCACTCAGCCCAGTGTGTCAGCAGATACGGCTCTGACTG GAGCACTTCCAACCTCCAACGTAGACGGCAAGAACCTGGATCAT GCCAGCACTCAGACTGAAGCCATGCGGGTGCCTGTGTCCCGTCGCCGTCAAATGAAGAACAAGTCAGTTCTTTGCCGGCCGTTCACCATGGACCAAGAGAGCATGTGCCAGCTGCCCGCACCTTCCACTGAGTCACCAG TTCTGTCTCTGCCCTCAAGCAGCTGCTCAGCAGATGACAATGTGAAGGTATTAATGGTACCAATCCCAGTACCAGTCTTCATTCCAGTGCCTATGAACATGTATTCCCAGCACACACCTTTTCCTATGGCCATGCCCATGCCG GTTCCAGTGCCCATTTTAGTACCATCTCAGAATAAGGGTGTAAAAGACGCAGCTGTCCAATCTTATTCTTTGGCTGTGGAGGATGAAAATCAAAATGACAGGCATGTCTCCAGGGCAG GCCATAGTGGAGATGTAAAGTCAGAGGGGGTCCTTCCCATAATCCACAAAGATGAGGAAACTCCAAAAGCAATGCAAGCCCACCTGCCACTTACTGTAAGTTCAGAGGGGAGCACAGAGTCAGCTCATCCCCAGCTTATTACCCAGCCAGAGGGGAGTACGACGACAAGTGACCCACCTACCACCAGTGCCGAGGATCAACCTCCCTCTTCTCCGATGATGGATTTGGAGAATGACTTCCCTCCTG aATCGTTGGATCAGAAGCCATCCGCTCCACGTCGAGGAGTGAAAAGAGCCAGAGAAGGTTCCTCCGGCCGGAAACGG GGTCGAAGGCGAATCAGTTCTGTGAACCGCAGTGCAGCGGCGCCTCCAGCCCCCTCCAAACTGAACCACCTGTATGGGGTTAAAGCCTGGAAGTGCTGGGTCCAACAACACAACAAGCAACCCCAAGAAC CCAGTCCAGGGGATATCAAAGAGGATATCCTTCAGTGTGACTCTGCAGAGCTGAGCTTTGCTCTGTCTCGCTTTATCAAAGAAGTACGACGGCCCAACGGAGACCCCTACAGCCCAGACAGCATCTTCTACCTCTGTCTTGGGTTACAGCAG TATCTGTTCATGAAGGGCCGCATAGAGAACATCTTCACTGACGAGCTGTACAATCAGTTTGCCACCGAGATCACTGGGATGCTGCAACTCTGGAGACCTAAACTGCTACCTAGTG GTGGTGTTGTTTACTCCCGTGTCGAGGAGGCATACCTGTGGGAGTGTAAGCAGCTGGGCGCCTACTCTCCCATAGTGCTGCTCAACACGCTGCTCTTCTTCTGCACCAAATATTTTCACTTCACCACGCTGGCGCAACACCGAAGCCTCTCTTTTTCCAACTTCACTCTGCGCTCAAAACCCTGCAGCCGGACTGGCAAAATCCACTACCTCCACTACCAGAGAAGCCGCGCTGCCACAACGAGCCGAGAGGTGACAG aacGATCcagaaaaagacaggaaaaggaAGCAGGAGACCTGGAGATGCTAGAAAACATTACCAACCCTCTGCACTGTCCGGTCAGACTGTACGAGTTCTACCTCTCAAGATG CCCAGAGACAGTGAAGAAGAGaactgacatgtttttcctCCAGCCTGAACAGaatgtccacacacacag TTCCCACTGGTATACTTGTCAACCATTGGAGCACACCACTCTACAGAGCATGCTCACACGCATCCTGGCTGTCAGAGAGTTTCACCAGGAGCACCAAGCAGCCCAATTGAAGTCCTCAGTTGCCACCAATGATGACAGCTTACAGTGA
- the si:ch211-266o15.1 gene encoding zinc finger MYM-type protein 4 isoform X1: protein MAESEEFRLKCLKHEERLSRVFDEVMGLGDFAESSMDSFASSGDQDETKGADETSAQPQQVEEGDSNGRRQEEKTDKEVEESSPPCNASPPSERRSSFTMGTSEGGGGSGGGGGGGGASGGAAFDDALDGLPVFGPEEDDEDWHFALPMGTLEDVDMSKANRNVKRPPQQGNNKTQSEPREEEEGEGEEEEEDREREGSSGSANTSHSSQDHTPENSRDGGVLNQTEETEDSQQGERSEAAPTEDSNPPISPSINIKDEPIDEGYDAALLPQSSIRQIKEELEHQEEELRISSVYSVGGGNTFVSPTVPAVPVPAPPPTAIFIPGRGAVLQAMASLPVRPPGPIPTSLASLTPMPPRPPQPPIPGSVRCSGCSKVLLKGQTAFQRKGSTQLFCSTVCLTGHLPPANKNRSCFQCNREILQPRDMITIPADDSTLMHFCGQFCLSVFRHKRKHTDKVVDKWADKRAEKKPEKPQEKLADKQPDKIFCSVCKIANRIEHEVSHQGRLHRLCSDACFVTWRKIRQLAMNCCEGCGLYCNSNSGSCQTLVIERSKLNFCGPTCIGTYKQTCRKTVECACCHKTVIVLSTIMERDQKGKVQLYCTPHCVEQSRPPRHTLTGTPFPCSLCKIPAVPQYHLAMVDGTIRNFCSYDCVSIYRKSGHASQADITNGTASPRDPSLRDAPRPGPSAGASSVPPIPQDYPSSVPYPGHHPSNTSVPPLVPPYSAMSSPSVPGQAQARAPSSQPQKPAEGGPSEASKLTCHHCIKQFNIKPLLFSYQGRISMFCSETCGEQYKKQKNILALCEGCKQEKVHFDTVSYNQEDLFFCSENCKVLFKHEMTSRNKDLPWRSCSYCSSIGQKMLHSHYGGKMEEFCKPHCMSQYTVLYYGMGRCDSCRKQGYLTEKLQCLGSVRNFCNLPCLLQYCYMHFETSQHTSSNGTGTAPQAPHAPTQPHHSSKMNPVIADVVSLANGSATQPSVSADTALTGALPTSNVDGKNLDHASTQTEAMRVPVSRRRQMKNKSVLCRPFTMDQESMCQLPAPSTESPVLSLPSSSCSADDNVKVLMVPIPVPVFIPVPMNMYSQHTPFPMAMPMPVPVPILVPSQNKGVKDAAVQSYSLAVEDENQNDRHVSRAGHSGDVKSEGVLPIIHKDEETPKAMQAHLPLTVSSEGSTESAHPQLITQPEGSTTTSDPPTTSAEDQPPSSPMMDLENDFPPESLDQKPSAPRRGVKRAREGSSGRKRGRRRISSVNRSAAAPPAPSKLNHLYGVKAWKCWVQQHNKQPQEPSPGDIKEDILQCDSAELSFALSRFIKEVRRPNGDPYSPDSIFYLCLGLQQYLFMKGRIENIFTDELYNQFATEITGMLQLWRPKLLPSGGVVYSRVEEAYLWECKQLGAYSPIVLLNTLLFFCTKYFHFTTLAQHRSLSFSNFTLRSKPCSRTGKIHYLHYQRSRAATTSREVTERSRKRQEKEAGDLEMLENITNPLHCPVRLYEFYLSRCPETVKKRTDMFFLQPEQNVHTHSSHWYTCQPLEHTTLQSMLTRILAVREFHQEHQAAQLKSSVATNDDSLQ, encoded by the exons ATGGCGGAATCGGAGGAATTTAGACTCAAATGTTTAAAG CACGAGGAACGCCTGTCTAGAGTATTTGATGAAGTGATGGGGCTGGGAGACTTTGCAGAGTCCTCCATGGATTCCTTTGCCTCTAGCGGAGATCAGGATGAGACGAAGGGAGCGGACGAAACGTCAGCACAACCCCAACAGGTAGAAGAAGGGGACAGCAACGGCAGAAGACAAGAGGAAAAGACGGACAAGGAGGTGGAAGAGTCATCCCCTCCTTGCAATGCCTCCCCTCCCTCTGAGCGACGTTCCTCTTTTACCATGGGAACCAgcgaaggaggaggaggaagtggaggaggaggaggaggaggaggagcaagcGGAGGGGCAGCGTTTGATGATGCGCTGGATGGTCTTCCTGTGTTTGGGCCGGAGGAAGACGATGAAGACTGGCACTTTGCCCTGCCCATGGGCACGCTGGAGGACGTCGACATGAGCAAGGCGAACAGAAACGTTAAGCGACCGCCACAACAGGGGAACAACAAAACTCAAAGTGAAcccagagaggaggaggagggggagggggaggaagaggaggaggaccgagagagggaaggaagcagTGGGTCCGCCAACACCTCCCACTCCTCTCAGGACCACACGCCCGAGAACAGCCGAG ACGGAGGGGTCCTGAACCAGACAGAGGAGACGGAAGACAGCCAGCAAGGAGAG AGGTCAGAGGCAGCTCCGACAGAGGACAGTAATCCCCCGATTTCTCCCAGCATCAACATTAAAGATGAGCCCATTGATGAGGGCTACGACGCTGCTTTACTGCCTCAGAGCTCCATCAGACAGATCAAAGAGGAGCTGGAGCATCAGGAG GAAGAGCTGAGGATCAGCTCCGTTTACTCTGTAGGTGGAGGGAACACCTTTGTGTCCCCTACAG TACCAGCAGTCCCAGTCCCAGCTCCCCCTCCAACGGCCATTTTTATCCCAGGTAGAGGAGCTGTCCTACAAGCCATGGCTTCCCTTCCTGTCAGACCACCAGGTCCAATCCCAACTTCCCTCGCATCTCTGACACCAATGCCCCCACGCCCACCTCAGCCCCCCATCCCTGGTAGTGTTCGCTGCAGCGGCTGCTCTAAG GTTCTGCTAAAAGGCCAAACGGCATTCCAAAGAAAAGGCTCGACGCAGCTCTTCTGCTCCACAGTCTGTTTGACTGGCCATCTGCCTCCAGCCAACAAAAACCGATCCTGTTTCCAGTGCAACAG GGAGATTCTTCAGCCCAGGGACATGATCACGATTCCAGCAGACGACAGCACCTTAATGCACTTTTGTGGCCagttctgtctgtctgtctttagaCACAAAAGGAAACATACTGACAAAGTCGTCGACAAATGGGCCGACAAACGAGCCGAGAAGAAGCCCGAGAAGCCGCAGGAGAAACTGGCCGACAAACAGCCGGACAAAATTTTCTGCAGCGTGTGTAAAATCGCCAACAGG ATTGAGCACGAGGTCAGCCATCAAGGCCGTCTGCACAGGCTCTGTAGCGATGCTTGCTTCGTAACGTGGCGCAAGATCCGACAATTAGCCATGAACTGCTGCGAAGGCTGCGGACTTTACTGTAATAGCAACTCAGGCTCCTGCCAGACGCTCGTGATTGAAAGATCTAAGCTCAACTTCTGTGGTCCCACCTGCATTGGGACTTACAAACag ACGTGCAGAAAAACGGTGGAGTGCGCCTGCTGTCACAAGACGGTCATAGTGTTGTCCACCATCATGGAACGAGACCAAAAGGGCAAAGTTCAGCTTTACTGTACACCTCATTGTGTGGAACAGAGTCGACCACCCCGACACACTCTAACCG GTACTCCATTCCCATGCAGCCTGTGCAAGATTCCAGCTGTTCCTCAGTATCATCTGGCCATGGTGGATGGCACTATTCGTAACTTCTGCTCCTATGACTGTGTTTCTATATACAGG AAATCCGGTCACGCCTCTCAGGCAGACATAACTAACGGAACCGCCTCTCCCAGGGACCCCTCTCTAAGAGATGCCCCCAGACCGGGGCCGTCTGCCGGAGCCAGCTCAGTCCCTCCCATCCCTCAGGACTACCCATCTTCAGTCCCCTACCCAGGCCATCACCCCAGTAATACCTCAGTGCCCCCACTGGTGCCTCCCTACTCAGCCATGTCCTCCCCCTCTGTCCCGGGGCAAGCCCAGGCAAGAGCACCCTCTAGTCAGCCCCAGAAACCAGCAGAGGGTGGACCCAGTGAAGCCTCCAAACTGACCTGCCATCATTGCATCAAACAGTTCAATATCAAACCGCTGCTATTCAGTTACCAA GGTCGTATCTCTATGTTCTGCAGTGAGACGTGCGGTGAGCagtataaaaaacagaaaaatatccTGGCGCTGTGTGAGGGCTGTAAACAGGAGAAGGTGCACTTTGACACCGTGAGCTACAACCAAGAAGACCTCTTCTTCTGCAGTGAAA ACTGTAAAGTTCTCTTCAAACATGAGATGACATCCCGTAACAAGGATCTCCCCTGGCGTTCCTGCAGCTACTGCTCCAGCATTGGCCAGAAGATGCTGCACAGCCATTACGGAGGCAAGATGGAGGAGTTCTGCAAACCCCACTGCATGTCCCAGTACACTGTACTCTATTACGGG ATGGGTCGATGTGACAGTTGTAGGAAACAGGGCTACTTGACCGAGAAGCTGCAGTGTTTGGGATCAGTCCGTAACTTCTGCAACCTGCCCTGCCTGCTGCAGTACTGCTACATGCATTTTGAGACAAGCCAACACACCAGCAGTAATGGTACTGGAACGGCCCCACAAGCGCCACATG ctCCGACACAGCCACACCACTCCTCAAAGATGAATCCTGTCATAGCTGATGTCGTCTCATTGGCCAATGGCTCTGCCACTCAGCCCAGTGTGTCAGCAGATACGGCTCTGACTG GAGCACTTCCAACCTCCAACGTAGACGGCAAGAACCTGGATCAT GCCAGCACTCAGACTGAAGCCATGCGGGTGCCTGTGTCCCGTCGCCGTCAAATGAAGAACAAGTCAGTTCTTTGCCGGCCGTTCACCATGGACCAAGAGAGCATGTGCCAGCTGCCCGCACCTTCCACTGAGTCACCAG TTCTGTCTCTGCCCTCAAGCAGCTGCTCAGCAGATGACAATGTGAAGGTATTAATGGTACCAATCCCAGTACCAGTCTTCATTCCAGTGCCTATGAACATGTATTCCCAGCACACACCTTTTCCTATGGCCATGCCCATGCCG GTTCCAGTGCCCATTTTAGTACCATCTCAGAATAAGGGTGTAAAAGACGCAGCTGTCCAATCTTATTCTTTGGCTGTGGAGGATGAAAATCAAAATGACAGGCATGTCTCCAGGGCAG GCCATAGTGGAGATGTAAAGTCAGAGGGGGTCCTTCCCATAATCCACAAAGATGAGGAAACTCCAAAAGCAATGCAAGCCCACCTGCCACTTACTGTAAGTTCAGAGGGGAGCACAGAGTCAGCTCATCCCCAGCTTATTACCCAGCCAGAGGGGAGTACGACGACAAGTGACCCACCTACCACCAGTGCCGAGGATCAACCTCCCTCTTCTCCGATGATGGATTTGGAGAATGACTTCCCTCCTG aATCGTTGGATCAGAAGCCATCCGCTCCACGTCGAGGAGTGAAAAGAGCCAGAGAAGGTTCCTCCGGCCGGAAACGG GGTCGAAGGCGAATCAGTTCTGTGAACCGCAGTGCAGCGGCGCCTCCAGCCCCCTCCAAACTGAACCACCTGTATGGGGTTAAAGCCTGGAAGTGCTGGGTCCAACAACACAACAAGCAACCCCAAGAAC CCAGTCCAGGGGATATCAAAGAGGATATCCTTCAGTGTGACTCTGCAGAGCTGAGCTTTGCTCTGTCTCGCTTTATCAAAGAAGTACGACGGCCCAACGGAGACCCCTACAGCCCAGACAGCATCTTCTACCTCTGTCTTGGGTTACAGCAG TATCTGTTCATGAAGGGCCGCATAGAGAACATCTTCACTGACGAGCTGTACAATCAGTTTGCCACCGAGATCACTGGGATGCTGCAACTCTGGAGACCTAAACTGCTACCTAGTG GTGGTGTTGTTTACTCCCGTGTCGAGGAGGCATACCTGTGGGAGTGTAAGCAGCTGGGCGCCTACTCTCCCATAGTGCTGCTCAACACGCTGCTCTTCTTCTGCACCAAATATTTTCACTTCACCACGCTGGCGCAACACCGAAGCCTCTCTTTTTCCAACTTCACTCTGCGCTCAAAACCCTGCAGCCGGACTGGCAAAATCCACTACCTCCACTACCAGAGAAGCCGCGCTGCCACAACGAGCCGAGAGGTGACAG aacGATCcagaaaaagacaggaaaaggaAGCAGGAGACCTGGAGATGCTAGAAAACATTACCAACCCTCTGCACTGTCCGGTCAGACTGTACGAGTTCTACCTCTCAAGATG CCCAGAGACAGTGAAGAAGAGaactgacatgtttttcctCCAGCCTGAACAGaatgtccacacacacag TTCCCACTGGTATACTTGTCAACCATTGGAGCACACCACTCTACAGAGCATGCTCACACGCATCCTGGCTGTCAGAGAGTTTCACCAGGAGCACCAAGCAGCCCAATTGAAGTCCTCAGTTGCCACCAATGATGACAGCTTACAGTGA
- the adprs gene encoding ADP-ribosylhydrolase ARH3, whose product MAMAAVRAAAAGGPASLSRFRGALVAAVLGDCVGGEFEGAEEVPMESVLQHLSSLDDETKGNGILEYSDDTAMARCVIQSLLARAGFDEQDMARRFAKEYSTSPGRGYGSGVIQVLKKLSSPQLNDVYQPARDQFNGRGSFGNGGAMRAAPFALAFPSLADVKRFARLGAMLTHSCSLGYNGAVLQALAVHLSLQGALDLPQQFISRLITEMEEVEDDKASQNDARILKEAEKPFCERLHRIRDLMSRSKVSIEEVISELGNGIAALHSVPTAIFCVLHCLQPRESLPENYCGVERTIAYSLALGGDTDTIACMAGAIAGAHYGIETIPQPWIKCCEGAEDADMDAERLHMLYHKSSQVDGSEAGGRSREDASEKQSKTSNGTEKKKGSE is encoded by the exons ATGGCAATGGCGGCAGTGAGAGCGGCGGCAGCGGGGGGCCCGGCGTCTTTGTCCCGGTTCAGGGGTGCGCTGGTGGCGGCTGTGCTGGGAGACTGTGTCGGCGGAGAGTTTGAGGGAGCGGAGGAGGTTCCCATGGAGAGTGTGCTGCAGCATCTTAGCAGCCTGGACGATGAGACGAAGGGAAACG gtATCCTCGAGTACAGTGATGACACTGCAATGGCACGTTGTGTGATCCAGTCTTTACTCGCCCGGGCCGGCTTTGATGAGCAGGACATGGCTCGCAG GTTCGCTAAGGAGTACAGCACATCTCCAGGTCGTGGTTATGGCTCTGGGGTGATCCAGGTTTTGAAGAAGCTGTCCTCCCCTCAGCTCAATGACGTATACCAGCCGGCCAGGGACCAGTTTAATGGTCGAGGATCTTTTGGGAACGGGGGGGCCATGAGGGCGGCCCCCTTCGCTCTGGCTTTCCCTTCTCTGGCTGATGTTAAAAGA tTTGCCCGTCTTGGCGCCATGCTGACACACTCCTGCTCTCTGGGCTACAACGGGGCGGTGCTGCAAGCATTAGCTGTCCACCTGTCCCTGCAGGGGGCGCTAGACCTGCCTCAGCAGTTCATCAGCAGGCTAATCACAGAGATGGAGGAAGTTGAGGATGACAAGGCATCACAAAATGATGCTAGGAT CCTGAAGGAAGCAGAGAAGCCGTTTTGTGAGCGCCTTCACAGAATCAGAGACCTGATGAGCAGGAGCAAGGTCAGCATAGAGGAAGTCATCTCTGAACTGG GTAACGGCATTGCAGCACTCCATTCAGTCCCTACTGCAATCTTCTGCGTCCTCCACTGCCTGCAGCCCCGGGAAAGCCTCCCAGAGAACTACTGTGGCGTGGAGAGGACAATAGCGTACAGCCTGGCTCTGGGAGGGGACACAGACACCATAGCCTGCATGGCGGGGGCCATCGCCGGGGCCCACTACGGCATCGAGACCATTCCTCAGCCCTGGATAAAGTGCTGCGAGGGGGCGGAGGACGCAGACATGGACGCAGAGCGACTTCACATGCTGTATCACAAGTCATCACAGGTGGACGGGAGCGAGGCAGGGGGACGGAGCCGTGAAGACGCATCTGAAAAGCAGTCAAAAACTTCTAACggcacagagaagaagaaaggatcAGAGTGA